A genomic segment from Stappia indica encodes:
- a CDS encoding GNAT family N-acetyltransferase encodes MADVARPLARRFDSIHDPHLVERWTRLEESGGSTAFLGLDFVRSMQDGLAPERHGTPLYIAIDDAQTGAPLMIVPLLADTRFGVRRLGFLDYGVVDYHFPLVDPKACADPQRFVAIRRAFIAALPPHDALLLRKVIREYRGVPNPLWSEDQLIDTGEGASRIDLDPESLERAQRNHSVYPKMAKQRAKLDKLPGFEIVEARTPCEIDQILGVMARQRQQRMSAQGIPDLFQDPAVFAHYRRLAMDGCKDGRILLLGLRVGETWLATSYCLCHRGIVTGILCSLDEGPYRKHSPGLIATILEIEWGQRHGFALYDFGAGSYGYKDRFGGRHRVIKALGVSATLRGSAYLALCRARIGLRLWLRDHPALAQAARRAKTLLAAAMGRKRDPKSGAVRRSRPLPLN; translated from the coding sequence ATGGCGGATGTCGCCAGGCCGCTGGCCCGACGCTTCGACAGCATCCACGATCCGCACCTCGTCGAACGATGGACAAGGCTGGAGGAGAGCGGCGGTTCCACCGCCTTTCTCGGCCTCGACTTCGTGCGCTCCATGCAGGACGGGCTGGCGCCGGAGCGGCACGGCACGCCGCTCTATATCGCGATCGACGACGCACAGACCGGCGCGCCCTTGATGATCGTGCCGCTGCTCGCCGACACGCGCTTCGGCGTGCGGCGCCTCGGATTTCTCGACTACGGCGTCGTCGACTATCACTTCCCGCTGGTCGATCCCAAGGCCTGCGCCGACCCGCAGCGCTTCGTCGCGATCCGCCGGGCCTTCATCGCCGCCCTGCCGCCGCACGACGCCCTGCTGCTGCGCAAGGTCATCCGCGAATATCGCGGCGTGCCCAATCCGCTCTGGAGCGAAGACCAGCTGATCGACACCGGCGAGGGCGCCTCGCGCATCGACCTCGACCCGGAGAGCCTGGAGCGGGCGCAAAGGAACCATTCGGTCTATCCGAAGATGGCAAAGCAGCGGGCGAAGCTGGACAAGCTGCCCGGTTTCGAGATCGTCGAGGCCAGGACGCCCTGTGAGATCGACCAGATCCTTGGCGTCATGGCGCGCCAGCGCCAGCAGCGGATGTCGGCACAGGGTATCCCGGACCTTTTCCAGGACCCGGCGGTCTTTGCCCATTACCGCCGCCTGGCGATGGACGGATGCAAGGACGGGCGGATCCTGTTGCTGGGTTTGCGGGTCGGCGAGACATGGCTGGCGACCAGCTACTGCCTGTGCCACCGGGGCATCGTCACGGGCATCCTGTGCTCGCTGGACGAAGGCCCCTATCGCAAGCATTCCCCCGGCCTCATCGCCACGATCCTGGAGATCGAATGGGGACAGCGCCACGGCTTTGCGCTCTATGACTTCGGCGCCGGAAGCTACGGCTACAAGGACCGTTTCGGCGGCCGGCACCGCGTCATCAAGGCGCTCGGCGTTTCGGCAACCTTGCGCGGCTCGGCCTATCTTGCGCTCTGCCGCGCACGCATCGGCCTGCGCCTGTGGCTGCGCGATCACCCCGCGCTGGCGCAAGCCGCGCGCCGGGCAAAGACGCTGCTCGCCGCCGCCATGGGGCGCAAGCGCGACCCGAAGAGCGGCGCCGTGAGGCGAAGCCGGCCGTTGCCGCTCAACTGA
- a CDS encoding cyclic nucleotide-gated ion channel: MTRLRWRLYRWLELGSAGDPQGRWFDRLLIALVLAAVALVALETVPSLASEWGDSFALAELVIGTTFLAEYLARLWVANLHPPYRKDRPLMARLRYALQPAAIVDLLAVLPFVLGILLVPTDFKVLVILRLARFFKLARYSPALRSLTNALLSERHAIGASLIIIFGVVMLAATAMYMVERQVQPQAFGTIPDAVWWAMTTVTTVGYGDVVPVTPAGKVLGGLVMLLGYGLLALPVGIVATAFAREIHSRDFAVTWGMVARVPLFQDLRAADIAEIARLLRGRSVKAGQVISQRGEPANSMFFIASGLIEMTIGQSRVHLEEGGFFGEMAVLGERRRSATVMATSDAQLMVLDSQDLHALLIRKPDLARRILDEVRRRRDLPRGDIVEEEIAEAAEVEPAGEPADETEDALASDGEGLSDMGPDTEMLPDLFSDLPDAQDRDQDDDGGAEGGSPGVKPDDKT; the protein is encoded by the coding sequence ATGACACGGCTCCGCTGGCGTCTCTATCGCTGGCTGGAGCTCGGCTCGGCAGGCGACCCGCAGGGGCGCTGGTTCGACCGGTTGCTGATCGCCCTGGTGCTGGCTGCGGTCGCGCTGGTGGCATTGGAGACGGTGCCCTCGCTGGCGTCCGAGTGGGGCGACAGCTTCGCGCTGGCCGAACTGGTGATCGGCACGACGTTCCTTGCCGAATATCTTGCAAGGCTGTGGGTGGCGAACCTGCATCCGCCCTACCGCAAGGACAGGCCGCTCATGGCGCGTCTGCGCTACGCGCTGCAGCCGGCTGCCATCGTCGACCTGCTGGCGGTATTGCCCTTCGTGCTGGGCATTCTTCTGGTTCCCACCGATTTCAAGGTCCTGGTGATCCTGCGGCTCGCCCGGTTCTTCAAGCTGGCGCGCTACTCGCCGGCGCTGCGCTCGCTCACCAATGCGCTGCTGTCGGAGCGCCACGCCATCGGCGCCAGCCTGATCATCATCTTCGGCGTGGTGATGCTGGCGGCCACCGCCATGTACATGGTCGAGCGCCAGGTGCAGCCGCAGGCCTTCGGCACGATCCCGGATGCGGTCTGGTGGGCGATGACCACGGTGACGACGGTCGGCTATGGCGACGTGGTTCCGGTGACGCCGGCCGGCAAGGTGCTCGGCGGGCTGGTGATGCTGCTCGGCTACGGGTTGCTGGCCCTGCCGGTCGGCATCGTGGCGACCGCGTTTGCCCGGGAGATCCATTCGCGCGACTTCGCGGTGACCTGGGGCATGGTCGCCCGGGTGCCGTTGTTCCAGGATCTGCGGGCGGCCGACATCGCGGAGATCGCCCGGCTGCTGCGCGGCCGGTCGGTCAAGGCCGGCCAGGTGATCAGCCAGCGCGGAGAACCGGCGAACAGCATGTTCTTCATCGCCTCCGGCCTCATCGAGATGACGATTGGCCAGAGCCGTGTCCATCTGGAAGAGGGGGGCTTCTTCGGCGAGATGGCGGTGCTCGGCGAGCGGCGGCGTTCGGCGACGGTGATGGCGACGTCCGATGCTCAGCTGATGGTGCTGGATTCGCAGGATCTGCATGCGCTGCTGATCCGCAAGCCGGACCTCGCCCGCCGCATCCTGGACGAGGTGCGCCGCCGCCGGGATCTTCCCCGCGGGGACATCGTGGAGGAGGAGATCGCCGAGGCTGCCGAGGTGGAGCCGGCCGGCGAGCCTGCGGACGAGACGGAGGATGCGCTTGCGAGCGACGGCGAGGGCCTGTCGGACATGGGGCCGGACACCGAGATGCTGCCGGACCTTTTCTCCGACCTGCCGGACGCACAAGACCGGGACCAGGACGACGACGGCGGGGCGGAGGGCGGCTCGCCGGGCGTCAAGCCCGACGACAAGACGTAG
- the alaS gene encoding alanine--tRNA ligase — protein sequence MSGVNEIRSAFLEYFGRNGHEIVASGPLVPRNDPTLMFTNAGMVPFKNVFTGLEKRDYQRATTAQKCVRAGGKHNDLDNVGYTARHHTFFEMLGNFSFGDYFKDRAIELAWNLITKEFALPKERLLVTVYAEDDEAFSLWKKIAGLPDDKIIRIPTSDNFWAMGDTGPCGPCSEIFYDHGDHIWGGPPGSPEEDGDRFIEIWNLVFMQYEQLPGERINLPRPSIDTGMGLERVAAVLQGVHDNYDIDLFRALISASENAIGVEAEGAQRASHRVIADHLRSASFLIADGVLPSNEGRGYVLRRIMRRAMRHAHLLGAEEPLMWRLVPTLVREMGRAYPELTRAEALITETLKLEERRFRKTLARGLTLLDDASAGLGEGAEFDGETAFKLYDTYGFPLDLTQDALRARGVSVDLAAFNTAMERQRAEARAAWSGSGEAATDTVWFTLKDRCGATDFLGYDTETAEGVVAAMVRDGGEAMELKEGDTGFVVLNQTPFYGESGGQVGDTGRMRGEGGVELEVTDTQKKADGLFVHEVRVLSGKVTIGLPLELLVDATRRGSIRANHSATHLVHEALREVLGTHVAQKGSLVSPERLRFDFSHPKPMSAEELAEVEEIANQIVLQNAAVETRLMGVDEAIEEGAMALFGEKYGDEVRVVSMGRALRGDKAGKTYSAELCGGTHVSRTGDIGLVTLVTEGAVAAGVRRIEALTGAAARRHLAGQDARVREIASVLKSGQADVAERVAALVEEKRRLERELADTRKKLAMSGGAGDAGDGLREIGGVKLMARIVEGLNPKDLKGLADEAKGQIGSGIVVLVNASEDNKAAIVVGVTGDLTDRFNAVDLVKVGSEVLGGRGGGGRPDMAQAGGSDASQAEAAVTAIAQALETAAPAKA from the coding sequence ATGAGCGGCGTAAACGAAATCCGGTCTGCCTTTCTCGAGTATTTCGGGCGCAACGGTCACGAGATCGTCGCATCGGGCCCGCTCGTGCCGCGCAACGACCCGACCCTGATGTTCACCAATGCGGGCATGGTGCCGTTCAAGAACGTCTTCACCGGCCTCGAGAAGCGCGACTACCAGCGCGCGACGACGGCGCAGAAATGCGTGCGCGCCGGCGGCAAGCACAACGACCTCGACAATGTCGGTTACACCGCCCGCCACCACACCTTTTTCGAGATGCTGGGCAACTTCTCCTTCGGCGACTATTTCAAGGACCGGGCCATCGAGCTCGCCTGGAACCTGATCACCAAGGAATTCGCGCTGCCGAAGGAGCGGCTGCTGGTGACGGTCTATGCCGAGGACGACGAGGCCTTCTCGCTGTGGAAGAAGATCGCCGGCCTGCCTGACGACAAGATCATCCGCATCCCGACCTCGGACAATTTCTGGGCGATGGGCGACACCGGCCCCTGCGGTCCGTGTTCGGAGATCTTCTACGATCACGGCGACCACATCTGGGGTGGCCCTCCGGGCTCGCCGGAAGAGGACGGCGACCGGTTCATCGAGATCTGGAACCTCGTCTTCATGCAGTATGAGCAGCTGCCGGGCGAGCGCATCAACCTGCCGCGGCCGTCGATCGACACCGGCATGGGGCTGGAGCGCGTCGCCGCCGTGCTGCAGGGCGTGCACGACAATTACGACATCGACCTGTTCCGCGCGCTGATCTCGGCTTCGGAAAACGCGATCGGCGTGGAGGCCGAGGGCGCGCAGCGCGCCAGCCATCGGGTGATCGCCGACCATCTGCGTTCGGCCAGCTTCCTGATCGCCGACGGCGTGCTGCCCTCCAACGAGGGCCGCGGCTACGTGCTGCGCCGGATCATGCGCCGGGCCATGCGTCACGCCCACCTGCTGGGCGCCGAGGAGCCGCTGATGTGGCGCCTGGTGCCGACCCTGGTGCGCGAGATGGGCCGGGCCTATCCGGAGTTGACCCGCGCCGAGGCCCTGATCACCGAGACGCTGAAGCTCGAGGAGCGGCGCTTCCGCAAGACGCTGGCGCGTGGCCTCACCCTCCTGGACGATGCCAGCGCCGGCCTCGGCGAGGGCGCCGAGTTCGACGGCGAGACCGCGTTCAAGCTCTACGACACCTACGGCTTCCCGCTCGACCTGACGCAGGATGCCCTGCGCGCGCGCGGCGTCAGCGTCGATCTTGCCGCCTTCAACACCGCGATGGAGCGCCAGCGCGCCGAGGCGCGCGCCGCCTGGTCCGGCTCCGGCGAGGCGGCCACCGACACCGTGTGGTTTACGCTGAAGGACCGTTGCGGGGCGACCGATTTCCTCGGCTACGACACCGAGACCGCCGAAGGCGTGGTCGCCGCGATGGTGCGTGACGGCGGCGAGGCGATGGAGCTGAAGGAAGGCGACACCGGCTTCGTGGTGCTCAACCAGACGCCGTTTTACGGCGAGTCCGGCGGCCAGGTCGGCGATACGGGCCGCATGCGCGGCGAGGGCGGCGTCGAGCTGGAAGTCACCGACACTCAGAAGAAGGCCGACGGCCTCTTCGTCCACGAGGTGCGGGTGCTTTCCGGCAAGGTGACCATCGGCCTGCCGCTGGAGCTCCTGGTCGATGCCACGCGGCGCGGCTCGATCCGCGCCAACCACTCGGCCACCCACCTGGTGCACGAGGCCCTGCGCGAGGTGCTCGGCACCCATGTGGCGCAGAAGGGCTCCCTGGTCAGCCCGGAGCGGCTGCGTTTCGACTTCTCGCACCCCAAGCCGATGTCGGCGGAGGAACTGGCCGAGGTCGAGGAGATCGCCAATCAGATCGTGCTCCAGAATGCTGCCGTCGAGACCCGTCTGATGGGCGTCGACGAGGCGATCGAGGAGGGGGCGATGGCGCTCTTCGGCGAGAAATACGGCGACGAGGTCCGCGTGGTCTCGATGGGCCGGGCGCTGCGCGGCGACAAGGCGGGCAAGACCTATTCGGCGGAACTGTGCGGCGGCACCCATGTGTCGCGAACCGGCGACATCGGCCTCGTCACGCTGGTGACTGAGGGCGCGGTTGCCGCCGGCGTGCGCCGGATCGAGGCGCTGACCGGGGCGGCTGCCCGCCGGCATCTGGCCGGGCAGGACGCGCGGGTGCGCGAGATCGCCTCGGTGCTGAAGTCGGGCCAGGCTGACGTCGCCGAGCGTGTCGCGGCGCTGGTGGAGGAAAAGCGCCGGCTGGAGCGCGAGCTTGCCGACACGCGCAAGAAGCTCGCCATGAGCGGCGGCGCGGGCGATGCGGGTGATGGCCTGCGGGAGATCGGCGGCGTCAAGCTGATGGCGCGCATCGTCGAGGGCCTGAACCCGAAGGATCTCAAGGGCCTGGCCGACGAGGCCAAGGGCCAGATCGGCTCCGGCATCGTCGTTCTGGTCAACGCGTCGGAAGACAACAAGGCGGCGATCGTCGTCGGTGTCACCGGCGACCTGACCGACCGGTTCAACGCGGTCGACCTGGTGAAGGTCGGCTCCGAGGTTCTGGGCGGGCGCGGCGGCGGAGGCCGTCCGGACATGGCGCAGGCGGGCGGCTCCGATGCCTCGCAGGCGGAAGCGGCGGTGACGGCGATCGCGCAAGCGCTGGAGACTGCAGCGCCGGCCAAGGCCTGA
- the recA gene encoding recombinase RecA, which translates to MAQNSLRLVEGMQMDKNKALDAALSQIERAFGKGSIMKMGQGQVVEIQTVSTGSLGLDIALGIGGLPRGRIVEIYGPESSGKTTLALHTIAEAQKKGGICAFIDAEHALDPIYARKLGVNIDDLLISQPDAGEQALEIADTLVRSGAIDVLVVDSVAALTPKAELDGEMGDSLPGMQARLMSQALRKLTASISRSKCMVIFINQIRMKIGVMFGSPETTTGGNALKFYASVRLDIRRIGAIKDREEVIGNQTRVKVVKNKLAPPFRQVEFDIIYGEGVSKMGELIDLGVKGGIVEKSGAWFSYNSQRLGQGRENAKQFLRDNPEAAEEIELAIRQNAGLIAERITDPFSESDDDGASDE; encoded by the coding sequence ATGGCACAGAATTCACTCCGCTTGGTCGAAGGCATGCAGATGGACAAGAACAAGGCGCTCGACGCCGCCCTTTCACAGATCGAACGCGCCTTCGGCAAGGGCTCCATCATGAAGATGGGTCAGGGCCAGGTGGTCGAGATCCAGACCGTGTCGACCGGCTCGCTCGGCCTCGACATCGCGCTGGGCATCGGCGGCCTGCCGCGTGGCCGCATCGTCGAGATTTACGGACCGGAATCGTCGGGCAAGACGACGTTGGCTCTGCACACCATTGCGGAGGCCCAGAAGAAGGGCGGCATCTGCGCCTTCATCGATGCGGAGCACGCGCTCGACCCGATCTATGCCCGCAAGCTCGGCGTCAATATCGACGACCTGCTGATCTCCCAGCCGGATGCCGGCGAGCAGGCGCTGGAAATCGCCGACACGCTGGTGCGCTCCGGCGCCATCGACGTGCTGGTGGTGGACTCGGTCGCCGCGCTGACGCCGAAGGCGGAGCTCGACGGCGAGATGGGCGACAGCCTGCCGGGCATGCAGGCGCGGCTGATGAGCCAGGCGCTGCGCAAGCTGACGGCCTCGATCTCGCGCTCCAAGTGCATGGTCATCTTCATCAACCAGATCCGCATGAAGATCGGCGTGATGTTCGGCTCGCCCGAGACGACGACCGGCGGCAACGCGCTGAAGTTCTACGCCTCCGTGCGCCTCGACATCCGCCGCATCGGTGCGATCAAGGACCGCGAAGAGGTGATCGGCAACCAGACCCGCGTCAAGGTAGTAAAGAACAAGCTCGCCCCCCCGTTCCGTCAGGTCGAGTTCGACATCATCTATGGCGAGGGCGTCTCGAAGATGGGCGAGCTCATCGATCTCGGCGTCAAGGGCGGCATCGTCGAGAAGTCGGGCGCCTGGTTCTCCTACAACAGCCAGCGGCTCGGCCAGGGCCGGGAGAACGCCAAGCAGTTCCTTCGCGACAATCCGGAGGCCGCCGAGGAGATCGAACTGGCTATCCGGCAGAACGCCGGCCTGATCGCGGAGCGGATCACCGATCCCTTCTCGGAAAGCGACGACGACGGAGCTTCCGACGAGTAA
- a CDS encoding histidine phosphatase family protein: MQHPRLVFMRHGETEWNLAGRAQGHLNSPLTQTGRQQAQRLGEILARELDSPDGFDQMASPIGRVQETVANIRQHFDLRPVATDLLKEIDLGQLSGLTKPEMIERFPAHMAGKPDYDWYFGAPGGETLAHLRERASRWLGMLSRPTIAVAHGQIGKVIRGICLGLDDAQILRLKEPQGVVHVVENGVDDIWT, translated from the coding sequence TTGCAGCACCCGCGACTTGTCTTCATGCGCCATGGCGAAACCGAGTGGAACCTGGCCGGCCGGGCCCAGGGTCATCTGAACTCTCCTCTGACGCAGACGGGCCGGCAGCAGGCGCAGCGGCTCGGCGAGATCCTGGCGCGGGAGCTCGACTCGCCAGACGGCTTCGACCAGATGGCGAGCCCCATCGGGCGGGTGCAGGAGACGGTCGCCAATATCCGGCAGCATTTCGACCTCCGGCCGGTCGCAACGGACCTGCTCAAGGAAATTGATCTCGGGCAGCTGAGCGGCCTCACCAAGCCCGAGATGATCGAGCGGTTTCCCGCACACATGGCCGGAAAGCCGGACTACGACTGGTATTTCGGCGCGCCGGGCGGGGAGACGCTCGCCCACCTTCGCGAGCGGGCGAGCCGCTGGCTCGGCATGCTCTCGCGTCCGACCATCGCCGTGGCACACGGCCAGATCGGCAAGGTCATCCGCGGCATCTGCCTCGGCCTCGATGATGCGCAGATCCTGCGTCTGAAAGAGCCGCAGGGCGTCGTCCACGTCGTCGAAAACGGCGTGGACGACATCTGGACTTGA
- a CDS encoding PfkB family carbohydrate kinase — translation MPIAAFGAIHLDTIAHADRRILRETSTPAALAIRPGGVATNVARALARLDCRIALAGRLGREAEADGLLVQLTAEGVETGAIRRSDLPSGRYLALHDPDGTLAAAVVDARITETLEPGALLPLTEAQAAAGCWFLDANLPQPLLAELAETAGERMLAADAVSRAKAARLGPILPRLDLLFCNRAEAAALLGRDGEQDGEQQEEDGAETANALVEAGVKAVVMTRGAAPVLLATRSGIDEISLTTCDGAAAPPPRVVDVTGAGDALIAGTLAGLEHGLPLARAVAAGMRAAALTLESPGAVADTLTWAAIAPRR, via the coding sequence ATGCCGATTGCCGCCTTCGGCGCCATCCATCTCGACACGATCGCCCATGCGGACCGCCGGATCCTGCGCGAAACCTCCACGCCGGCAGCACTTGCCATACGGCCCGGCGGCGTCGCGACCAACGTGGCGCGTGCGTTGGCGCGACTCGACTGCCGCATCGCGCTGGCCGGCCGGCTGGGACGCGAGGCGGAGGCCGACGGGCTGCTGGTGCAGCTGACGGCGGAAGGCGTGGAGACGGGAGCCATCCGCCGCAGCGACCTGCCGAGCGGGCGCTATCTCGCGCTGCACGATCCCGACGGAACGCTGGCGGCGGCGGTGGTCGATGCCCGCATCACCGAGACGCTGGAGCCGGGCGCGCTGCTACCACTGACCGAGGCGCAAGCGGCGGCGGGCTGCTGGTTTCTCGATGCCAACCTGCCGCAGCCGCTTCTGGCGGAACTGGCGGAGACGGCGGGAGAGCGGATGCTGGCTGCCGACGCGGTCTCGCGGGCCAAGGCCGCACGGCTCGGCCCGATCCTGCCGCGGCTCGATCTGCTGTTCTGCAACCGTGCGGAGGCCGCCGCCCTGCTCGGGCGGGATGGCGAACAAGACGGGGAGCAGCAGGAAGAGGACGGCGCGGAGACGGCAAACGCGCTGGTCGAGGCCGGAGTAAAGGCCGTTGTGATGACCCGCGGCGCGGCCCCCGTGCTTCTGGCGACCCGCTCCGGCATCGACGAGATCTCGCTGACGACATGCGATGGCGCAGCCGCTCCTCCGCCGCGGGTCGTGGACGTGACCGGGGCGGGAGATGCGCTGATCGCCGGCACGCTGGCGGGCCTGGAGCACGGATTGCCGCTTGCACGGGCGGTCGCGGCCGGCATGCGCGCCGCGGCGCTGACGCTGGAAAGCCCTGGCGCGGTGGCGGACACATTGACGTGGGCAGCAATCGCGCCGAGGAGATAG
- a CDS encoding pseudouridine-5'-phosphate glycosidase, producing the protein MLDKDMTGLASVLQLGEEVAAALAERRPVVALESTIITHGMPWPKNVETARLVEADIRAGGAVPATIAALDGKLHVGLSDGTLERLAKAEGVMKCSRADLAIALATGRPGSTTVAATMMAAHAAGIAVFATGGIGGVHRGAETSFDISADLDELARTPVCVVAAGAKALLDLPKTLEVLETRGVPVIAHGQDAFPAFWSRDSGLAAPYRMDTADEIAGLLELRARFGDHGGVLVANPVPEADEILPSQIASAIEQALAEAARRGVSGKAVTPFVLAMIYELTKGRSLVTNIALVRNNARLAAAIAVELAGRRNKAAADRLSSDV; encoded by the coding sequence ATGCTGGACAAGGATATGACCGGGCTGGCTTCGGTACTGCAGCTGGGCGAAGAGGTCGCAGCGGCACTGGCCGAGAGGCGCCCCGTGGTGGCGCTGGAATCGACCATCATCACCCACGGCATGCCCTGGCCGAAGAATGTCGAGACCGCCCGGCTGGTCGAGGCGGACATCCGCGCCGGCGGCGCCGTCCCGGCGACGATCGCCGCCCTCGACGGCAAGCTGCATGTCGGCCTGTCCGACGGCACGCTGGAGCGGCTGGCCAAGGCCGAGGGCGTGATGAAATGCTCACGCGCCGATCTCGCCATCGCGCTAGCGACCGGCCGACCCGGCTCCACGACCGTCGCCGCGACGATGATGGCCGCCCATGCGGCCGGCATTGCGGTCTTCGCCACCGGCGGCATCGGCGGCGTGCATCGCGGCGCGGAGACGAGCTTCGACATTTCCGCCGATCTCGACGAGCTGGCGCGAACGCCCGTCTGCGTGGTGGCGGCCGGCGCCAAGGCGTTGCTCGACCTGCCCAAGACGCTGGAAGTGCTGGAAACGCGCGGCGTGCCGGTGATCGCGCACGGGCAGGACGCCTTTCCGGCCTTCTGGTCGCGCGACAGCGGCCTTGCCGCGCCCTACCGCATGGACACGGCGGACGAGATCGCCGGGCTGCTGGAGCTGCGCGCCCGGTTCGGCGACCATGGCGGCGTTCTGGTTGCCAATCCGGTGCCGGAGGCGGACGAAATCCTCCCCTCGCAGATCGCCTCGGCCATCGAGCAGGCGCTGGCGGAAGCGGCAAGACGCGGCGTCAGCGGCAAGGCGGTGACACCCTTCGTCCTGGCGATGATCTACGAGCTCACCAAGGGGCGCAGTCTCGTCACCAACATCGCGCTGGTCCGCAACAATGCGAGGCTGGCAGCGGCAATCGCGGTTGAGCTGGCCGGACGACGGAACAAGGCCGCGGCAGACCGTCTCTCCTCTGACGTGTAA
- a CDS encoding cell surface protein, with product MAEAAAQTGLSPMQYLDKAVAALRDMGLMPDGTAEAPINALLERISDLSPDKIAVITRTLGQSQTFNEVVRNEIQAMSIGERYEAITEAFNSIRDDAKGMVDQLADGKISFMENMSNKWRDMTRGTVSDRFGKIRETYLDVARDTKDQIEREQRILEAYRDFRGALKQAEVLALEVLNTATARLEEAKAALEASNKEVEAHDGGDAAAKARLEFARDEKMRAMQDEEKRYQIAKDLSDNLTIGYNTSEVIMARLMQTTNAKERVYAQSVTFFSTNDSVLTALNASFTGLHGLHESTEALNAMKDGVSKSLETLAEIGDAVQEAALKAGYGPTIQAAAVKKLVDSVINFQVNSREIINEMRVMSTKNSEEIRDAVEDGKRRLAKLAAQGNMIGA from the coding sequence ATGGCGGAAGCAGCAGCTCAGACCGGACTTTCTCCGATGCAGTATCTCGACAAGGCGGTGGCCGCCCTGCGCGACATGGGCCTGATGCCCGACGGCACCGCCGAGGCGCCGATCAACGCGCTGCTGGAAAGGATCTCCGACCTGTCTCCGGACAAGATCGCGGTGATCACCCGCACGCTCGGCCAGTCGCAGACCTTCAACGAGGTGGTGCGCAACGAGATCCAGGCCATGTCGATCGGCGAACGCTACGAGGCGATCACCGAGGCCTTCAACTCGATCCGCGACGACGCCAAGGGCATGGTCGACCAGCTGGCCGACGGCAAGATCTCCTTCATGGAGAACATGTCCAACAAGTGGCGCGACATGACGCGGGGCACCGTCTCCGACCGCTTCGGCAAGATCAGGGAGACCTATCTCGACGTCGCCCGCGACACCAAGGACCAGATCGAGCGCGAACAGCGCATCCTGGAGGCCTATCGCGATTTCCGCGGCGCGCTGAAGCAGGCCGAAGTCCTGGCGCTCGAAGTGCTGAACACCGCCACGGCCCGCCTGGAAGAGGCCAAGGCCGCGCTGGAGGCCTCCAACAAGGAAGTCGAGGCGCATGACGGCGGCGACGCTGCAGCCAAGGCTCGCCTGGAATTCGCCCGCGACGAGAAGATGCGCGCGATGCAGGACGAGGAGAAGCGCTACCAGATCGCCAAGGACCTCTCCGACAACCTGACCATCGGCTACAACACGTCGGAAGTGATCATGGCGCGTCTGATGCAGACGACCAACGCCAAGGAGCGGGTCTATGCGCAGTCGGTGACCTTCTTCTCCACCAACGATTCCGTGCTGACCGCGCTGAATGCCTCCTTCACCGGCCTGCACGGTCTGCACGAATCGACCGAGGCGCTCAACGCCATGAAGGACGGCGTGTCGAAGTCGCTGGAGACCCTGGCGGAGATCGGCGATGCGGTGCAGGAAGCGGCGCTGAAGGCCGGCTACGGCCCGACCATCCAGGCGGCAGCCGTCAAGAAGCTGGTCGACTCGGTCATCAACTTCCAGGTCAACTCGCGCGAGATCATCAACGAGATGCGCGTCATGTCGACGAAGAACTCCGAGGAGATCCGCGACGCGGTCGAGGACGGCAAGCGCCGTCTTGCAAAGCTCGCCGCGCAGGGCAACATGATCGGCGCCTGA